In Deltaproteobacteria bacterium, one genomic interval encodes:
- the devC gene encoding ABC transporter permease DevC yields the protein MARRVPLAWLQLSQDTLRLAVALAGVGFAVILVSMQLGFQRAMYESAVRYHERFRYDLVLVSPKTPFIGFPESFTRRRLYQALGDREVDAVTPIYLSQAFWKNPWTFAARNVFVVGFDPAHDVLALPAVERRLAALAQPDVALFDAAARPEFGPVAAAVRARGPLVAEVNDRRITVVGLFDLGTSFGIDGSLVTSDLNFLRLFPDRAPGLIDLGLIHLRKDADAAEVRARLAAALERDVEILTRDEYVAREVSYWGSTTPIGYVFGFGAIMGLVVGGVVVYQILFADVSEHLAEYATLKAMGYTNRHLAAVVLREASLLAVLGFVPGLGIALVLYAVTTEATRLPLHMTPGRAAGVFLLTLAMCGVSALMALRKVRAADPAEVFG from the coding sequence ATGGCACGCAGGGTCCCTCTCGCCTGGCTGCAGCTCTCGCAGGACACGCTGCGGCTCGCCGTTGCACTCGCGGGCGTCGGCTTCGCCGTGATCCTGGTCTCCATGCAGCTCGGCTTCCAGCGCGCGATGTACGAGAGCGCCGTCCGCTACCACGAGCGCTTCCGATACGACCTGGTGCTCGTAAGCCCGAAGACGCCCTTCATCGGGTTTCCCGAGAGCTTCACGCGCAGGCGGCTCTACCAGGCCCTGGGCGATCGCGAGGTCGACGCCGTGACGCCCATCTACTTGTCGCAGGCCTTCTGGAAGAACCCCTGGACGTTCGCAGCTCGCAACGTCTTCGTCGTCGGCTTCGACCCCGCCCACGACGTGCTCGCGCTGCCCGCCGTCGAGCGGCGCCTCGCGGCGCTCGCGCAGCCAGACGTCGCGCTCTTCGACGCCGCCGCGCGCCCCGAGTTCGGCCCGGTGGCAGCGGCCGTGCGCGCGCGGGGCCCGCTCGTAGCGGAGGTGAACGATCGGCGCATCACAGTCGTCGGGCTCTTCGATCTGGGCACGTCGTTCGGGATCGACGGCAGCCTCGTGACGAGCGACCTGAACTTCCTGCGCCTGTTCCCGGATCGCGCGCCCGGCCTCATCGACCTCGGTCTGATTCACCTCCGGAAGGACGCCGATGCGGCGGAGGTGCGCGCGCGGCTCGCCGCGGCGCTCGAGCGCGACGTCGAGATCCTCACACGAGACGAGTACGTCGCGCGCGAGGTGAGCTATTGGGGCTCGACCACGCCGATCGGGTACGTCTTCGGCTTCGGCGCGATCATGGGTCTCGTGGTCGGCGGAGTCGTCGTCTACCAGATCCTCTTCGCGGATGTATCCGAGCACCTCGCGGAGTACGCGACGCTCAAGGCGATGGGCTACACCAACCGCCACCTGGCCGCCGTCGTCCTGCGCGAGGCCTCGCTGCTCGCGGTGCTGGGCTTCGTGCCGGGACTCGGCATCGCGCTCGTCCTCTACGCGGTCACGACCGAGGCGACGCGCCTGCCGCTGCACATGACACCCGGGCGCGCTGCGGGAGTCTTCCTGCTGACGCTGGCGATGTGCGGCGTCTCGGCGCTGATGGCTCTGCGCAAGGTGCGCGCGGCCGACCCGGCGGAGGTCTTCGGATGA
- a CDS encoding efflux RND transporter periplasmic adaptor subunit, whose amino-acid sequence MAVVVLVLGGAALFWWLELRAISIGALEGVASAPPRPPGPVALVPETLAEVAALGRLEPRRGVVRVAGPPRPAVVIEDLRVEEGDRVERGQVLATLAGIGVERAEAARLRAELRSAEREVERQQPLRRRGVVAESTLEDVVLARDVARAALARAEAELELLTVRAPLAGRVLEVHARPGERVGPDGILELGDTDAMYAVAEVYETDIGRVEVGQPARIRSPALPHELAGAVERVGLKIGKKDVLSTDPVADADARVVEVEVRLLEPELASALTNLRVEVLIGP is encoded by the coding sequence GTGGCCGTCGTCGTCCTCGTGCTCGGCGGCGCGGCTCTGTTCTGGTGGCTCGAGCTGCGCGCAATCTCGATCGGCGCGCTGGAGGGTGTCGCCTCCGCGCCCCCGCGCCCGCCGGGCCCGGTGGCGCTCGTACCGGAGACGCTCGCCGAGGTGGCGGCGCTCGGACGCCTCGAGCCGCGGCGCGGCGTCGTGCGCGTGGCGGGCCCTCCGCGCCCCGCGGTGGTGATCGAGGATCTCCGCGTCGAGGAGGGCGACCGCGTCGAGCGCGGACAGGTGCTCGCTACGCTGGCCGGCATCGGCGTCGAGCGCGCGGAAGCAGCGCGCTTGCGCGCCGAGTTGCGGAGCGCCGAGCGCGAGGTCGAGCGCCAGCAACCGCTGCGCCGGCGGGGTGTCGTCGCGGAATCCACCCTGGAGGACGTGGTTCTCGCGCGCGACGTGGCGCGCGCCGCGCTCGCGCGCGCGGAGGCGGAGCTCGAGCTCCTGACGGTGCGCGCGCCCCTCGCGGGCCGGGTGCTCGAGGTCCACGCGCGACCCGGTGAGCGCGTCGGGCCGGACGGCATCCTCGAGCTCGGCGACACGGACGCGATGTACGCCGTCGCCGAGGTCTACGAGACCGACATCGGTCGTGTGGAGGTCGGGCAGCCGGCGCGCATCCGCAGCCCGGCGCTCCCGCACGAGCTCGCGGGAGCGGTCGAGCGCGTCGGGCTCAAGATCGGCAAGAAGGACGTCCTCAGCACCGATCCGGTCGCGGATGCAGACGCGCGCGTGGTGGAGGTCGAGGTCCGCCTGCTCGAGCCGGAGCTCGCTTCCGCGCTCACCAACCTGCGCGTCGAGGTCCTGATCGGGCCCTGA
- a CDS encoding methyltransferase domain-containing protein, translating to MPSLLARKWDRASRVYDRQTRADDYRFGAAKRRLFARMEGRCLMLATGTGGDFHHFPPGLDVVAIDISAGMLERARLRAAAYPGRLALARMDARRLAFPDATFDTVVTVCTFCSVPEPVLGLRELRRVVSPSGRILLFEHVRSRWTPIAVMQDLLTPITRRFGPDMNRDTATNVTRAGFRIIREENVYLDVVRAWEAEPA from the coding sequence GTGCCCTCTCTCCTTGCGCGGAAGTGGGATCGCGCGAGCCGCGTCTACGATCGGCAGACGCGCGCCGACGACTACCGCTTCGGCGCCGCCAAGCGGCGGCTCTTTGCCCGCATGGAGGGCCGCTGCCTGATGCTCGCCACCGGCACGGGCGGCGACTTCCACCACTTTCCCCCGGGTCTCGATGTCGTGGCGATCGACATCAGCGCGGGAATGCTGGAACGCGCCCGACTGCGTGCGGCGGCGTATCCGGGCCGCCTGGCCCTGGCGCGAATGGATGCCCGGCGTCTTGCGTTCCCCGACGCAACCTTCGACACCGTCGTCACGGTCTGCACGTTCTGCTCGGTCCCGGAGCCCGTGCTCGGGCTGCGCGAGCTTCGGCGCGTGGTCTCTCCCAGCGGCCGCATCCTCCTCTTCGAGCATGTCCGCAGCCGGTGGACCCCCATCGCGGTCATGCAGGACCTGCTGACCCCGATCACCCGCCGCTTCGGGCCCGACATGAACCGCGACACGGCGACGAATGTCACACGCGCCGGCTTCCGCATCATTCGTGAGGAGAACGTCTACCTCGACGTTGTGCGGGCGTGGGAGGCCGAGCCCGCCTGA
- a CDS encoding cytochrome c: protein MRSIAAALLLLSVAMTAGAAALFLGLYDVAATEPHSAAVRWLLSTAMEQAVERRADGIVVPNGLSDPRRIHSGFVGYDDMCVGCHGAPGIERGVVGAGLNPRPPELHTSEQSWEAAELYWIIDHGIKMTGMPAFGPTHDDEQLWDLVAFVTALPHLSAEDYADLRRQRTGSRTSDGKAGGGHEHR from the coding sequence ATGCGATCCATAGCCGCGGCCCTACTGCTGCTCTCGGTCGCCATGACCGCCGGTGCGGCTGCCTTGTTCCTTGGCCTCTACGACGTCGCGGCCACCGAACCGCATTCCGCGGCCGTCCGTTGGCTGCTCTCGACGGCGATGGAGCAGGCCGTCGAGCGGCGCGCGGATGGGATCGTGGTTCCGAACGGCCTCAGCGATCCGCGGCGTATTCACTCCGGGTTCGTGGGGTACGACGACATGTGTGTCGGATGTCACGGCGCACCCGGGATCGAACGCGGCGTCGTCGGCGCCGGTCTGAACCCGCGACCGCCGGAGCTGCATACCAGCGAGCAAAGCTGGGAGGCGGCAGAGCTCTACTGGATCATCGACCACGGCATCAAGATGACGGGCATGCCGGCGTTCGGCCCCACTCACGACGACGAGCAACTGTGGGATCTGGTCGCCTTCGTGACGGCGCTGCCGCACCTGTCCGCCGAGGACTACGCCGATCTGCGTCGGCAACGGACCGGCTCGCGCACTAGCGATGGCAAGGCAGGAGGAGGGCATGAGCATCGCTGA